In Syntrophales bacterium, one genomic interval encodes:
- a CDS encoding pitrilysin family protein, protein MYYRTVLDNGIRVISEEITHVRSVSIGVWVQCGSRNENLKTNGTAHFIEHMLFKGTENRSAFDIASAIDSVGGMMNAATGKELTSFYVKIPDYHLALAIDLLADILKNSQFDTAEISKETAVVLQEINMVEDSPDDYIHDFFDAIFWDGHPLGRPVLGTKEVVERFNREALLNFFNARYRGDNLVLTAAGNLKHDVLVDLVRRAFGSLAEKAVKDEATTPVVSSKEAVLKKDLEQVHMVIGTLAPSASSLQRYPCFLMNAILGGSMSSRLFQEIREKRGLAYAIHSYIIPYTDTGMLGIYVGTSEEKVSNCIGLVLETLKGLCGGLLTKKELTLAKELVKGNFLLGMESTDNRMMKLARDEIYLKRYVPPEEVLAYIDAVGVEDVRVLSCEIFNPDTISLVAIGRVSEKDVRLD, encoded by the coding sequence ATGTACTATAGAACCGTTCTGGATAATGGTATCAGGGTTATTTCCGAGGAGATTACCCATGTCAGATCAGTATCCATAGGGGTGTGGGTGCAGTGTGGTTCCCGCAATGAAAATTTGAAGACAAACGGGACGGCTCATTTCATCGAGCACATGCTTTTCAAGGGAACAGAGAATAGATCTGCCTTTGATATTGCATCGGCTATTGATTCTGTCGGTGGTATGATGAATGCCGCCACCGGGAAGGAACTAACCTCTTTTTACGTCAAGATACCTGATTATCATCTGGCCCTGGCGATTGACCTGCTTGCCGATATATTAAAAAACTCGCAATTTGATACCGCAGAAATCAGTAAAGAAACAGCGGTGGTCCTTCAGGAGATCAATATGGTGGAGGATTCACCTGATGATTATATTCATGACTTCTTCGATGCCATATTTTGGGATGGCCACCCCCTTGGTCGTCCGGTTTTAGGGACGAAGGAAGTGGTGGAGAGATTTAACAGAGAGGCCCTCCTCAATTTCTTCAATGCCAGATACAGAGGAGATAACCTTGTGCTGACCGCCGCCGGTAATCTGAAACATGATGTCCTGGTTGATCTGGTTCGGCGCGCCTTTGGGTCACTGGCGGAAAAGGCTGTCAAGGACGAGGCCACTACGCCGGTAGTTTCATCAAAAGAAGCCGTCCTCAAAAAGGATCTGGAGCAGGTGCACATGGTAATCGGTACCCTTGCCCCCTCTGCAAGCAGTCTCCAAAGATATCCATGTTTTTTGATGAACGCCATCCTCGGTGGAAGTATGAGTTCAAGGTTGTTTCAGGAAATCAGAGAGAAAAGAGGTCTGGCTTACGCCATCCATTCCTATATAATCCCCTATACAGATACGGGTATGCTTGGCATTTATGTGGGAACCAGCGAGGAGAAGGTATCCAATTGCATCGGTTTGGTTCTTGAAACACTGAAAGGATTATGCGGTGGTCTGTTGACAAAAAAAGAACTGACCTTGGCCAAGGAATTGGTCAAAGGTAATTTCCTCTTGGGTATGGAAAGTACCGATAATCGCATGATGAAGCTGGCCAGGGATGAAATATACTTAAAAAGATATGTGCCGCCGGAAGAGGTTCTCGCTTATATAGATGCCGTTGGCGTAGAAGATGTCAGGGTGCTGTCCTGCGAGATATTCAACCCAGATACCATAAGCTTAGTTGCCATCGGCAGGGTTTCGGAAAAAGATGTGAGACTCGATTAG
- a CDS encoding polyribonucleotide nucleotidyltransferase: protein MSKVFSTDFGGRSISLKAHYVAGQADGAILVTYGDTVVLVTVVSLKNAREGLDFLPLTVDYQEMTFAAGKIPGGFFKREGRPNERETLTSRIIDRSIRPLFPNGYFYETHVVANVLSADNTNDTAVAAMLGASAALEISDIPFEGPVAGVRIGRLDGEFLCNPSAEVLEKSDLNLFLVGRRALPGTEGREFDVNLVMLEGEAREVEEDVIVDAINLGLDVIRPLIELQECVRQNIGREKRVVKLSPTDRSLVTKVANAAAEGLRDSYTTGPKLERYAKLDRLRETVIEEITREDAGLRPLVMEIFEDLERNTIRNMILHEKRRSDGRSNTDIRPISAEVGILPRAHGSAIFTRGETQVLAALTLGTSSDEQRMDYIGGEEMRSFILHYNSPPYCVGEARPLRGPGRREIGHGALARKALLPILPAEEEFPYTIRIVSEVLSSNGSSSMATVCGGALSLMDAGVPVKDVVAGIAMGLLKEDEQVVILSDIIGDEDHAGDMDFKVCGTKKGITAMQMDIKISGITQDILRKALYQAREGRFFIIEKLRETIAEPRNDISMYAPRITMVKVKPEKVRDVIGSGGKNIRQIVSETGVNIDVEDDGTVTIASSDAEAAARAVAMVKWLTEDAEVGKVYRGTVKKIVDFGAFVEILPGTEGLVHISQLARERVNKVTDILKEGDEVLVKVLEIDRQGKIRLSRKEALGEDTV from the coding sequence ATGAGTAAAGTATTTAGCACAGATTTCGGAGGGAGAAGTATCTCCCTGAAAGCGCATTATGTGGCAGGTCAGGCCGATGGCGCGATCCTTGTGACCTATGGCGATACAGTCGTTCTCGTGACTGTTGTCTCCTTAAAAAACGCAAGGGAAGGACTCGATTTCCTGCCTCTTACAGTTGATTATCAGGAGATGACCTTCGCCGCGGGAAAAATCCCCGGCGGTTTTTTTAAAAGGGAAGGTCGTCCCAACGAGCGCGAGACATTAACCTCAAGGATCATCGACAGATCAATACGTCCTCTGTTTCCTAATGGCTACTTTTATGAGACACATGTTGTGGCGAATGTGCTTTCCGCGGATAATACAAATGATACCGCAGTGGCGGCCATGTTAGGCGCTTCGGCTGCCCTTGAAATATCGGATATTCCCTTCGAGGGACCGGTTGCTGGTGTCAGGATCGGCCGGCTGGACGGGGAATTTTTATGCAACCCATCGGCAGAGGTGTTAGAAAAATCGGACTTGAATCTCTTCTTAGTCGGCAGAAGGGCACTTCCCGGTACGGAAGGTCGTGAATTTGATGTAAACTTGGTAATGCTTGAAGGAGAGGCTCGTGAGGTTGAGGAAGATGTGATCGTTGATGCCATCAACTTAGGATTGGACGTCATTCGCCCCTTAATCGAACTTCAAGAATGTGTACGTCAGAACATCGGAAGAGAAAAGAGGGTTGTAAAGCTATCTCCCACGGACCGGTCCCTTGTTACGAAGGTTGCCAACGCCGCCGCGGAAGGTCTTAGAGATAGCTATACTACAGGGCCAAAGCTGGAAAGATATGCAAAACTCGATCGTCTCAGAGAGACGGTAATCGAGGAGATCACCAGAGAGGATGCGGGACTTCGTCCTCTGGTCATGGAAATATTTGAGGATCTTGAACGAAACACTATCAGAAACATGATCCTGCACGAAAAAAGAAGGAGCGACGGAAGATCCAACACAGATATCAGACCGATCAGTGCTGAGGTTGGAATTTTGCCGAGGGCCCACGGATCGGCCATCTTTACCAGAGGTGAAACCCAGGTCCTTGCCGCCCTGACACTCGGTACATCCTCAGATGAACAACGAATGGATTATATCGGCGGAGAAGAGATGAGGTCGTTTATTCTGCACTACAATTCCCCCCCCTATTGTGTTGGAGAAGCACGACCTTTAAGGGGCCCGGGAAGAAGAGAAATCGGACATGGCGCTCTCGCCAGAAAGGCCCTGCTTCCCATCCTCCCCGCCGAGGAAGAGTTTCCCTACACCATCAGAATCGTTTCCGAGGTCCTGTCGTCCAATGGTTCATCTTCCATGGCCACGGTGTGCGGTGGCGCCCTTTCCCTGATGGATGCCGGTGTACCCGTGAAGGACGTCGTCGCCGGGATTGCCATGGGTCTGTTGAAAGAGGATGAACAAGTAGTCATCCTGTCCGATATCATTGGTGACGAAGACCATGCAGGTGATATGGACTTCAAGGTGTGCGGGACAAAAAAGGGGATTACGGCCATGCAGATGGACATCAAGATCAGCGGGATTACACAAGATATCCTGAGAAAGGCTCTCTACCAGGCAAGGGAGGGAAGGTTTTTTATCATTGAAAAGCTAAGGGAGACCATCGCTGAGCCACGGAATGATATATCCATGTACGCCCCGAGAATCACCATGGTAAAGGTAAAACCGGAGAAGGTAAGGGACGTGATCGGTTCCGGAGGGAAAAATATCAGGCAGATTGTCAGTGAAACGGGAGTCAATATTGATGTGGAAGACGACGGCACCGTGACCATTGCCTCCAGCGATGCAGAAGCCGCAGCCAGGGCTGTGGCCATGGTCAAGTGGCTGACTGAGGATGCGGAAGTAGGAAAGGTATATCGCGGCACAGTCAAGAAGATTGTAGACTTTGGCGCTTTCGTGGAGATACTGCCAGGTACGGAGGGGTTGGTGCATATCTCACAACTTGCCAGGGAAAGGGTTAATAAGGTCACGGATATCCTGAAGGAAGGAGACGAAGTGCTGGTGAAGGTCCTTGAAATTGACAGGCAGGGGAAGATCCGGCTCTCCAGGAAGGAAGCATTAGGGGAGGACACGGTATAA
- the rpsO gene encoding 30S ribosomal protein S15, producing the protein MLDAEQRGKIIGDFQLHAKDTGSPEVQIALMTARIVYLTEHFKAHKKDHHSRRGLLKLVGQRRKLLDYLKKKDGERYRRVIQRLGLRK; encoded by the coding sequence GTGTTAGATGCTGAACAAAGAGGGAAAATAATTGGTGATTTTCAATTGCACGCAAAGGACACAGGATCCCCAGAGGTCCAGATTGCGCTTATGACGGCGAGGATAGTATACTTAACGGAACATTTTAAGGCCCACAAAAAGGACCACCACTCCCGTCGAGGACTTTTGAAGCTCGTCGGGCAGAGGAGGAAACTTCTCGATTATCTGAAGAAAAAGGATGGGGAAAGATACAGGAGAGTGATTCAGCGCCTCGGTTTGCGAAAATAG
- the truB gene encoding tRNA pseudouridine(55) synthase TruB produces the protein MDGIVVIDKPSGKTSYAVVSDVRRLLGVRKAGHTGTLDPLATGVLPVCINEATKLVQFFSPDSKEYRATMLLGVETDTLDMEGKITAQCEPHVERGAIEEVLRRFVGKIEQLPPRYSAVKFQGKPLYKWARRGIAVDPPPRNVEIYTIVVEAIVLPYVTFKVSCSSGTYIRSLCSDAGKMLGCGACLASLRRTRSGCFHEGLAVSTEDIDNEKKREVLVANIVPLVDTLPEIPAINVDQALAEKFRGGCQPTANVLSVNRIPFLAAGDVVRFVSHDRCLVALGKMLYASDQMASLNGKKQVVKIMRVFNSGQQLAVRKKLESRTQNAERAERRQTVNI, from the coding sequence TGTGATAGATAAGCCTTCAGGAAAGACATCTTATGCTGTGGTCTCGGATGTCAGGAGGTTGCTCGGTGTAAGAAAGGCCGGTCATACGGGCACCCTGGATCCTCTGGCAACAGGCGTCCTTCCCGTATGCATAAATGAGGCAACGAAGCTCGTACAGTTCTTTTCGCCGGACAGCAAGGAATACCGGGCAACGATGTTACTGGGGGTAGAAACTGACACCCTCGACATGGAAGGGAAAATAACCGCTCAGTGTGAGCCTCATGTTGAAAGAGGCGCTATAGAGGAGGTGTTGCGTCGCTTTGTCGGAAAGATAGAGCAACTTCCTCCCCGTTACTCGGCGGTTAAATTTCAAGGAAAACCGCTTTATAAATGGGCAAGAAGGGGGATCGCCGTTGATCCACCTCCGAGAAACGTTGAAATTTATACCATTGTGGTCGAAGCAATAGTATTGCCATACGTGACATTTAAGGTATCCTGTTCCAGTGGTACCTATATACGTTCTCTCTGTTCCGATGCGGGCAAAATGTTGGGATGCGGGGCATGTCTTGCGTCGTTGCGAAGAACAAGGAGTGGCTGTTTCCACGAAGGATTGGCGGTGTCCACTGAGGATATTGACAACGAAAAAAAACGAGAAGTGCTCGTCGCAAATATCGTGCCTCTGGTGGACACCCTGCCGGAAATCCCCGCCATCAATGTGGATCAGGCATTGGCAGAAAAGTTCAGGGGAGGCTGTCAACCAACTGCCAACGTTCTTAGTGTAAATCGTATTCCTTTTCTTGCCGCCGGAGATGTGGTAAGGTTTGTGTCGCATGATCGTTGTCTTGTTGCGCTAGGAAAAATGCTTTATGCTTCGGATCAAATGGCTTCGTTAAATGGAAAGAAACAGGTGGTCAAAATCATGAGGGTATTTAATAGCGGTCAGCAATTAGCGGTCAGGAAGAAGCTTGAAAGCAGAACGCAGAATGCTGAACGCGCTGAACGCCGACAGACAGTAAACATCTAA